From the Telopea speciosissima isolate NSW1024214 ecotype Mountain lineage chromosome 9, Tspe_v1, whole genome shotgun sequence genome, the window TTCTTGATCGATAAGAGAAGGTCAGTTTACTTAAGAAGCTTGAACCAAGGCCGATTAAGGAGCCCAAGCCGTATTGGTACGATCCGTCCTTGTTCTGTCATTTCCATGGACAAGTAGGGCATGGCACAGATAAATGCCCCAGGTTGCAGCATGAGATACAAGATTTGCTTGATgcaaagaagtttgaactcaGATCCAAACCCAATGTGTCCACGAATCCTCTCCCGAAACACCACACAGTCAATGCTATTGAAGAGGATACGAAGGAATTTGATCCAACTTCTCTTATTATTGTCAAATCAGCTAATTATGATGAAGACGTGGTGCTTCTAATGGTGTCTACTATCCAGGGTCTGGGGGAATTGAGTGGTTCAACTACACGGGAGAATGAGGTTGATGGATTATCTGATCAGTTCAAGTATGACATTTATATCCCTGGTTTTGATTCTGAGGTGAGAGAAGTAAAGATAGAACCAGATACGGAGTTTGAGATCTATATTCCTAATCAGGGTTCAGTAATGATGCATGATGCTTGTGAATCAGATGAAGTAGAAATTTATATACCTGGTGAGGTGATAGCTGAGACGCGGAGTGGCAAAGGTTACAAGCCAACAGGGCTTATGACAGATATTTCAAAGGCTACAAACGATAGTTCAGTGCAACAAGATGAACAGAGAAGGCAAGTGCCAGGTAGTAAGCAACCAGAACCAAAGAATCAAGTGTTAAAACAATTGCAGAAGACACAAGCCAACATTTCTATTTGGGGTCTACTCATGGCACCTCCAATTCACGGAGAAGCAGTTCTGAAGGCTTTGGCCAGTACCCAAGTTCCCATTGAGACTGGTCCCACCCATCTAGCTAATTTGGTCGGGGCCACTTATGTAGTAAATTCCATGACCTTTTCTGATATGGATCTTCCCCTGGAAGGATCTAATCACACTAAAGCTTTGCATATCACAATCGACTGCCAAGGGTGTCGGATTCCTCAAGTTTTGGTGGATGAAGGATCTGCATTGAATGTCTTCCCGTTAAGGACCTTTAAGCACCTAGGGTTCGACGAGGCTGGGTTGAAGCCATCAAGTCAAGGTGTGCGGGCATATGATAACATGAGGAGAAATGTCTTGGGGGTATTTTTAACAGTCATAGTGGTGGGTCCAGTTGAATTCGAAGTAGATTTTCAAGTAATTGATATTCCTGCCACTTTCAACATGATTCTTGGGCGACCGTGGTTGCACAAGACAGGGgcaatatcttcttctcttcatcaaaAGATTAAGTTTTTGCACCAAGGGAAGATGATTACTATCATGGCTGATCGAGAACTTTTCAATACATTGGCATCTATTGAGACCAGAGAAAGCAGCAGTTGTACCCTAAGAACTCCAGAGATTCGCCTAAGCGGGTTTGAGTTGAACAATGTTGGCGCGATATTTGGGCCATTTCCACCTGAGGAGAAATTTGCTTTAGTTGAGTTCAAGATTGACAATCCTTTTATAAGTTGCATGCTCATTCAGATGGGTTACTTTCTAGGCTCGGGCTTGGGCAAATATCAACAGGGTGATGCCTCAGTGTTAGTCTTGACCACCAATGCGCAACACTTTGGTTTGGGTTATGAGCCAACAAAAGAGGATTTATGGGCAACAACAGAGAAAGCATTGAAGTATCAG encodes:
- the LOC122639153 gene encoding uncharacterized protein LOC122639153 — its product is MAAGQQVEDAIVRGEPLPSSSRYMPEDSSSKRPSHHKSPGYNAAKNVTAAIAPVMAATGAPFVLESSEVPRPRPPPRNFTDLGMPRDKCPRLQHEIQDLLDAKKFELRSKPNVSTNPLPKHHTVNAIEEDTKEFDPTSLIIVKSANYDEDVVLLMVSTIQGLGELSGSTTRENEVDGLSDQFKYDIYIPGFDSEVREVKIEPDTEFEIYIPNQGSVMMHDACESDEVEIYIPGEVIAETRSGKGYKPTGLMTDISKATNDSSVQQDEQRRQVPGSKQPEPKNQVLKQLQKTQANISIWGLLMAPPIHGEAVLKALASTQVPIETGPTHLANLVGATYVVNSMTFSDMDLPLEGSNHTKALHITIDCQGCRIPQVLVDEGSALNVFPLRTFKHLGFDEAGLKPSSQGVRAYDNMRRNVLGVFLTVIVVGPVEFEVDFQVIDIPATFNMILGRPWLHKTGAISSSLHQKIKFLHQGKMITIMADRELFNTLASIETRESSSCTLRTPEIRLSGFELNNVGAIFGPFPPEEKFALVEFKIDNPFISCMLIQMGYFLGSGLGKYQQGDASVLVLTTNAQHFGLGYEPTKEDLWATTEKALKYQRSFEGFEKYKYKEWWKKPRKHLDFGSMFGSFNNEEVMKKLELFTRQIQVNTVNTSQMKKFASV